The following is a genomic window from Alkaliphilus sp. B6464.
TTTTTTAAAAATGGTTCGTCTATCTCTCCAGAGGCTTCTTCTAAGGCTAATAGTCCCTCTTTCCTTGCAATATTTGCAAGTGTGTTAATTTGTGCAATTATTTGGTTAGGATCTTCTGCTTTGTTTGAAAAAGCCTTTGCTGCAATTTTAACTGCCTCCATTACTCCCTTTAAAGGGTAGGCTACTAAGGTAGATGCAACTGTTCCACCAAATACAATTAAAATAGAAGCTAAGTTAAGAAAGTCTATTAAAGCTCCGTCTGCTAATATTCCGCCAACAACAAATACTAAACCAATAACTATACCAAGTATCGTAGCTATATCCACTTCTACACCTCAATTCTTATGTAAGTATTAATAATTTATATTAATTTATTTGGTTTTACTTTATCTATATTTTCAATATATATATTTCTTTTATATTCTATAATTTTTTGTACAACTTCATTTACGCTTTCTATTACAATCATTTTGTGTCCATTGGTTAATGTAATAACTGTATCTGGAGTCTCTTCAATAGTTTCTATTAAGTCCACATTTAGGACAAACTCCTTATTATTCATTCTTTTTAAATATATCATTTTATCATCCTTTCTCTCCCTTGATCTATAATCAAGGGAGAGGGATTGTTATATTACATTATCTTTTTATATTAACTATTTCCTGTAACATTTCATCACTTGTTGAAATAATTCTTGAGTTAGCTTGGAAACCTCTTTGTGTTGTAATCATATTAGTAAATTCATTAGATAAATCTACATTAGACATTTCAAGTGCGCCAGCTCTTAAACTACCAAATCCGCCCATACCTGCATCTCCAAACATAGCTTCACCAGAGTTAGCAGTTTCTCTATACATATTTGATCCTGTTTTAATTAGCCCTGCAGGATTTTTAAAGTTAGCTAATCTAATTTTTCCTAAAATCTGAGTTTGCCCATTACTAAATACTCCTTCTATCTCTCCATTAGCTGCTATTGTAAAGTCATCTAGCTTTCCACTTCCATACCCATTTATATTAAGGGCTGCAGCATCGGAGTTTTCTGCGTAGCTGGTTAATTTAGAAAAATCTAAGTTTATATCTAAAGGATTAGCTCCTTGGAATAGCCCACTACCAGCTGGGGCATCCTCTACTTTAATATCTACCGATTTATTCGTTGAAACTAATTTTCCCTCAGAGTTGAATTGAAGCTTAAAATCAATTAGATTTTCAGTTTGTTCAACATTATTAATCTTAGTAATGTTCACATCGAATTCTCTTGTTGCACCCTTTCCATCATCTGTTCTTTCAAAGGTCACTTCAATATTATGTGGATTTCCTAAGCTATCGTATACCTTCATAACAGAACTAAATTTTTCACCAGGAACAGCGGGAATTGGAGGAGTTGCTGTAGAATCTTCAGCTTGAGGTCCTTTTAATTTACTGTCAATATTACCTTCAAATATAGCTTTGTCTGTAGCTTTAGGAGGGTTTGTAATAGATCTTGAAATTTTAAGACCTGTTAAACTTTCAACAAATCCTCCCTCTCCATCCGATTCATACCCAAGTACATAATAACCATCTGGTGTTACAAGGTTACCATCTGTATCTAGTCCAAGATTACCTGCTCTTGTATAGCTTTTATTAGCTCCACCTGCTGTATCTGAAACTATAAAGAAGCCTTCGCCGTTTATCATAAGGTCTGTATTATATCCTGTAGTTTCTACAGCTCCTCTTATATGGAAGGTATCCATGGAGCTTATACCAACACCTAGCCCCACCTGCTGAGGGTTTGTTCCTCCTCGTCCACCTTCCTGTGGTCTACCTGCTCCACTTAATGTTTGACTAAAAACCTCTTGAAAAGTAACCCTAGATCCTTTATAGCCTACTGTATTAACATTGGCAATGTTATTTCCAATTACATCCATTCTTAATTGGTGAGCTCTTAAGCTTGATACTGCTGAATACATTGAACGCATCATAGTTAAATAAACCTCCTCTTATTTTGGTGTCCAATTTCATCTATCTTTCAGAAACGGAAGGCCTCCCACTAGGGGTCCAGCCTATGCGAATATAGCACCATCTATATTAGTAAATACATTTTCCTTTAGCTGCTTATCTGTTGCAGCTGTAATGACTGTTCTATTTGGCACGCTGGCAATAAAAGCTTTATTGTCCATTATAATCAAGGTTTCCTTAATACCTTTTTCAGCTGCCTTCGTAATAGCATTGTTGAGCTTATCTACCTCTTGAGTAGTCAACTCTATTTTTCTTTCCTCTAACCTCTCCAAAGCATGTTTTGAAAACTTGAGGTTATGATTTTTATGTACTTCTTTTTGCAGTAATGCTTCAAATGTAACTTTTTGATTGTTTATAGTATTTACATTTCTATTTTGATTTTGATTAATATTTTGGTTAATGCGGATTTGATTAATCTTAATTGGATACAATCCACTTCCCTCCTTTAGAAGTGTTGTTCCTAAGCTGACACTTCTCTACTGCCTGTAGTACTATTATGGATTTTATCAGCAAATTCAACTTAAGGCTCTACTACTTCGCCATCCTCAACATCTTCTGGTCCTTCAACATCTCCTGGTTCTTCAGCATCTTCACCATTTAACTTTTTTAGACTTTCATTTACTTTTTCTAATTGCTCTACTATATTGGTCTGACTTTTAACTAAGTTATTATTCATTTGTGCAATATGCTCTAGCAACGTAGCCTGTGTTAGAACAAATGTATCATTTAAATTCTGCATCTGCTCTAATGAGCTAAACTGAGCCATCTGCGCGATAAAGTCTCTATCTTCCATTGGATTTAATGGGTCTTGGTTCTGCATTTGAGTAATTAAAAGCTTTAAAAAAGCATCCTTATCTAAATTATTAGATTGTGTTTTTTGCTGTGCGTTATTTTCGTTATTATAATATCTATACCTATTTTCTTTTACCCCTGAAACATCCGACATTGTTTTACCTCCTTAAACTAAACCATTAAATTGACTTGAAACTAAATATGGGTTTTCTTGGCTAACTTCCTGTTCTAACGTTAAAAAAGCATTATTAGATACAGTAGAAACTTCTTTAGATCTTTGCTTGTTTGTTAATCTTGATTGGAATAACCTACTTCCAAAATTTTGAGGATTATCACCTACATGAACTTCCAGTCCTGAAATACTAAGTCCTTTTTCTTCCAAAGCATCTCTAAGTTGGTTTAAATTTGTCTCTATTATTTCTTTGACTGAATAGTTTTCGGCATAAATTTTCCCCGTTAGTGTTCCGTCATTTAATCCTATTTTAATAGATATCTTTCCAAGATTTTCTGGAGTTAGCTGTATACTCATTTCGTTTCTATCCTTAGACAAAAATGCACCAGCCTTATGAGCGATCTCACTAACAAATTGCTTTTGGTCAATAATTTCATTTTTCATAACCTTTACATTAATCTTTTGATCTAACTTTTCTTGTTGAGATACTAAAACATTATCATTAATTATTATGTCTTCATATCTCTCATGTTGTTTGAAGAAATCATCATTTTCTTTGGCATCAGATAAAGTTTGCTTATATAATTTTTTAGCTTCAGTATTACCTTCTTCATCTATAGCAACTGCATCAACTATTGTTGTATCATTTTCAGATATGTTTTTTGTTTCCTCATCCACTAAGTCAAGTTTACTTTTTATTTCTAGTTTTTGTAGATCACTATTTTTAGTCAAATCAACATTAGTTAAAGCAAGTTCTATATTACTTTTAAGTTCTTCTAAGTTACTTAATACTTCACTTACATTTTCTTTTTGTGTAAAGATTATATCTTTATTGTCCAATAGTGTTTGGTCAATCAGTTTAGTTATAGTTGAAAGTGTTGTGTCGATATTCTCTTTAAGTAATTCGACTGCTTCAATATCAATTGTATCTAATAAGAGATTCAATTGATTATTTAAATCAGCTAAACTTTCCATTTCAACTATACTTAGTTCTATATTAGCCTTAGAACCATCTTTTATTTTAGATATATCTACTTGGATACTAGCAATTAAACTTTGAAGCAAAGAAAGAATATGGTCTAATAGCTCACTATTATCTTTGTGTGTAGATTCACCATCTTCAAGTTTTAACTGTTCCTTTTCTTTAGAGTCTAAAACTTTATTAGTAGGTTTTGTGTCCTTATTAGAAACTTTGTTAGATGAAGATGTGGAGCTGCTCTCTATCTGTTTGCTTGTATTGTTGGTTGCATTCTGGTTATTATCCACAGCTTGTGCTTTCTTATCTTGCCTTTTAAAAATCAAACTTTTCTTTTCATTGTCGAAGACATCTGAAAATAGTTGTTTGTCCTTGCGGGTAGATATTTGATCCTTAGTTACAATAGTGTTTTTTTGACTAAGTAGGTTGTGTATACCTGCTGTATTCATCATTCTAATTTCACCTCCTTTCTATTTTTTTATAATACATGAAAACTATAAATCTCTTTAATATACACTTTCCATAAAATCCATTAGAACAAAGGCTTGTTTCATTTAAAAGGCTTATTCAAAAGCCTTTGTTCTAAACTTTAATCTAATAGTTTTTTAGAAAGAAGAATCCTATTCTTTTCACTCATTCTTTTTATCACTTCTGCTACCTTATTTGCTTTTAACTTGCTTAAGACATCAATTACCAATTGTGCTTCATTAAATACAATATCTTCAGTATCATTTAAACTATATTTTTGATATACCTCATTTTTGTTTAACATAGTCTCTAGCATTTTTGCTAGTTCATCAATAGATGTTTTTTCATATACAGAAGCTAATTCCACTATTTTTTTATCATAATCCTTATAAATTCCAACTCCTTTTATAATTGCAGGAGAAATATTTGGAGTCTCTTTTAATAACTCTTGTAACTGATTAATCTCATCGAATAGAGTTAACATAAAATCATTATCGTCAACTTCAGATAATATCCTAGATGACTTCACAATTGTTAACTCTTTAAATATGAAAGCTAGTTCCTCTATACTATATATTTTTAAATTTCCTAATTCAGCTACAGCCTCATCAAGAGACTTATTCTCATATGCTAGAGCTAGGGCAAATAGTTTTTGTTGTTTTGTTTCTAATTCCTGAAGTTTTTTTTCAATATTTCTTAATGAACTACTAGGTAACTTATATTTAATTTGCCTTCCTAACTCTACATCTAAATAGAATAGATATTTAGATGCTTGATCAGGCTTTAAATTTTGAAATAGGTTAACTAATTCATCTACAGATATTTCATTGCTTGCATAGGTTCTTTCTATTTCCTGCACACCTTTAGAGAGAGTTAAGGATGTATAATACTTTTGCAACGAATTTATTTTTTCTTCACTATCTTTATCAATCTCGCTTAAAATTCTATTTATAGGATCATTTTTTAAGTTTAATAACCTCAAATCTTCTTTTACTTTTTTCATTTTATTTGGATTTTCTTTACTCATTAGGATTAATAAATCCTTAAATAGTTCCTCGTCCTCTCCCTTTACAATAAGCAGCTTATCTACAATTCTACTTTGATCCAAATCTACATAATGCTTAGCAATATTTTTTTTAAGCTGTTCTCTCTCATTTTTTGTAGGTATAGATTGAAAGTAACTTCCTATACTCCCAGGTAATCCAGATAAAATCTTATTGGCATTATCTTTAAAATTTTCATTGCCGAAATACATTATACCCATGATTATTAATGGTAAAGCAATGAAGGATATAAGCATAATGGACAAAGTTTTAATAAAGGACTTTTCTTTAAATTCTTCTCTATTTATAGCCATTGGATCCCCCTTTATCTACACACAGCTTTATAGGATACAATTTCATCAGTTAAAGCATCTTCTTTTTTTAGCTGATTGTATTTATGCTCTTCATAGTCTTTTTCTTTTAATTTCTCAAACACCTTTTTTTGTTTTGAAGCCTCCAGCAGTTGTTTCCTTCTATTTTCTGTTTCAAATTCCGATTGTTCTACCACATTTAACTGTTTATCTATAATGTTTTGCATTATATCTAAATTATTAGATATACTCCTAAGTTCGCTTATTTTTACTATTTTATTTGACTTTTCTTGCCATTGGATTATCATATCATTTTTTCTCTGAAATAATCTTTGTAAGTGCTCCTGCTCAGTTACTAGTTTCTTCATTGAAATGCCAAGTTTATTTTTTCTATCTTCTTCAATTTTTTCTTTAGTATTTAAAATAGTATCAAATCGAAAGATAAATTTTTCCATTATTATCCTCCTTATGCTAGAATTTGTTGCATAACCTTAACTGCATCATCAAAGCTAGTTTTATCTTGTCTTTCCTGTTGCAAAAA
Proteins encoded in this region:
- a CDS encoding TIGR02530 family flagellar biosynthesis protein, with the translated sequence MYPIKINQIRINQNINQNQNRNVNTINNQKVTFEALLQKEVHKNHNLKFSKHALERLEERKIELTTQEVDKLNNAITKAAEKGIKETLIIMDNKAFIASVPNRTVITAATDKQLKENVFTNIDGAIFA
- the fliJ gene encoding flagellar export protein FliJ, with the translated sequence MEKFIFRFDTILNTKEKIEEDRKNKLGISMKKLVTEQEHLQRLFQRKNDMIIQWQEKSNKIVKISELRSISNNLDIMQNIIDKQLNVVEQSEFETENRRKQLLEASKQKKVFEKLKEKDYEEHKYNQLKKEDALTDEIVSYKAVCR
- a CDS encoding flagellar hook protein FlgE gives rise to the protein MMRSMYSAVSSLRAHQLRMDVIGNNIANVNTVGYKGSRVTFQEVFSQTLSGAGRPQEGGRGGTNPQQVGLGVGISSMDTFHIRGAVETTGYNTDLMINGEGFFIVSDTAGGANKSYTRAGNLGLDTDGNLVTPDGYYVLGYESDGEGGFVESLTGLKISRSITNPPKATDKAIFEGNIDSKLKGPQAEDSTATPPIPAVPGEKFSSVMKVYDSLGNPHNIEVTFERTDDGKGATREFDVNITKINNVEQTENLIDFKLQFNSEGKLVSTNKSVDIKVEDAPAGSGLFQGANPLDINLDFSKLTSYAENSDAAALNINGYGSGKLDDFTIAANGEIEGVFSNGQTQILGKIRLANFKNPAGLIKTGSNMYRETANSGEAMFGDAGMGGFGSLRAGALEMSNVDLSNEFTNMITTQRGFQANSRIISTSDEMLQEIVNIKR
- a CDS encoding flagellar hook-length control protein FliK; the protein is MMNTAGIHNLLSQKNTIVTKDQISTRKDKQLFSDVFDNEKKSLIFKRQDKKAQAVDNNQNATNNTSKQIESSSTSSSNKVSNKDTKPTNKVLDSKEKEQLKLEDGESTHKDNSELLDHILSLLQSLIASIQVDISKIKDGSKANIELSIVEMESLADLNNQLNLLLDTIDIEAVELLKENIDTTLSTITKLIDQTLLDNKDIIFTQKENVSEVLSNLEELKSNIELALTNVDLTKNSDLQKLEIKSKLDLVDEETKNISENDTTIVDAVAIDEEGNTEAKKLYKQTLSDAKENDDFFKQHERYEDIIINDNVLVSQQEKLDQKINVKVMKNEIIDQKQFVSEIAHKAGAFLSKDRNEMSIQLTPENLGKISIKIGLNDGTLTGKIYAENYSVKEIIETNLNQLRDALEEKGLSISGLEVHVGDNPQNFGSRLFQSRLTNKQRSKEVSTVSNNAFLTLEQEVSQENPYLVSSQFNGLV
- a CDS encoding flagellar hook capping FlgD N-terminal domain-containing protein — encoded protein: MSDVSGVKENRYRYYNNENNAQQKTQSNNLDKDAFLKLLITQMQNQDPLNPMEDRDFIAQMAQFSSLEQMQNLNDTFVLTQATLLEHIAQMNNNLVKSQTNIVEQLEKVNESLKKLNGEDAEEPGDVEGPEDVEDGEVVEP
- a CDS encoding flagellar FlbD family protein, whose protein sequence is MIYLKRMNNKEFVLNVDLIETIEETPDTVITLTNGHKMIVIESVNEVVQKIIEYKRNIYIENIDKVKPNKLI